The DNA region CTATAGCCATCACACCCTGGTGAGGCATTTCCGGGTCTATGACGGAGCCTTCAAGAATATCCCGCACATTGTCGCGTTTGCCATGAAGGCCAATTCGAACTTGGCCGTGCTGCGGCTTATGGCAAAAGAGGGCAGCGGCGTGGACATCGTTTCCGGAGGGGAGCTTTATCGCGCCTTGAAGGCAGGCGTGCCGCCTACGAAGATCGTGTTTGCCGGTGTCGGGAAAAAAGCCGAGGAAATCGCTGAGGCCTTGAAGGCCGACATCCTGATGTTCAACGTGGAGTCTCCGGCGGAACTGCAGGCCATCAACGAGGTGGCGGCATCCTTGGGCGTAAAGGCTCGGGTGGCCTTGCGCATCAATCCCGACATCGATCCGAAGACGCATCCGTATATTTCCACCGGGCTGAAGAAGAGCAAATTCGGCATTGCGGCGGATCGAGCGATCGAGGAGTTCAAGGCTGCCACGGCGTTCAGCCACATCAAGGTGGTGGGGCTGCATGCACACATCGGATCGCAACTGACCCAGGTGACGCCTTTTGTCGAGTCACTGAAGAAGGTGCTGGCGATGGTACAGGCCCTGGCGGAACAGGGAATTCCGTTGCGATACATCAACATCGGTGGTGGACTGGGGATTACGTATTCCGACGAAACACCC from Nitrospira sp. includes:
- the lysA gene encoding diaminopimelate decarboxylase — translated: MHDFHYREGELYCEDVPLSRIAKEVGTPCYIYSHHTLVRHFRVYDGAFKNIPHIVAFAMKANSNLAVLRLMAKEGSGVDIVSGGELYRALKAGVPPTKIVFAGVGKKAEEIAEALKADILMFNVESPAELQAINEVAASLGVKARVALRINPDIDPKTHPYISTGLKKSKFGIAADRAIEEFKAATAFSHIKVVGLHAHIGSQLTQVTPFVESLKKVLAMVQALAEQGIPLRYINIGGGLGITYSDETPPEPKDLAEAISPLVRDLKCVLIMEPGRVIVGNAGVLLTKVVYAKDGEAKRFLIVDAAMNDLIRPSLYDAYHDIRPVYEAATRGEKKTVDVVGPVCESGDFLAKDRVMPALNAGDLMAVMSAGAYGFVMSSNYNSRPRVPEVLVHEGQIHVIRSRESYEDLVRGEEIPEFLA